A window of Natrinema sp. HArc-T2 genomic DNA:
GATGCAGGAACCGAGTCGTTTCAATGCTTGCCGACGCAACTACTGTCTTTTTTGTCTCATGGGTTGCTGCGGTGGACTCCCTTCGAGCCCTGCACCCCTTCCGGGAGATACAAACCGTCTCGAGTGACGAGCTCACTCAACAGTCAGCGGCTGAACGTACCATCTGGCGCAGGGACAAGTCCAGTACGTATCTCGAGGTCGACACGGCGAAGATGCTTACAGCCGTCATCTGGCTGGCGCTGTTCGAAACCTGGGCACGTACACGTCGTTACCTCGATATCGACTTTGTAGGTATTTCCGCTCTCGCTACGGACCTCGTAGACCGGGCCCACTGTTGCAAAGCGGACGTCAAACTTCTCGTTCAGTGCACGGCGAGTTTGTGGGTCGTCGATCGAGTAGCCACCTGCCTCGAGGGCAGTTGGTGGCTGGGGGTTGTCGCAGGGGACGATGAACTCGTCGCGATGGTTGCGTTCTTGGCTGCACTTTCTGCAACGCCAGTAGCGTGTGCGATATTCGTAGCCATCAGTGAGATTGAGTTCGTGTACGGTGTTGGCTCCGTGCCTGGTAACCACTCGTCGATCGCGACGAGTTCGTGTCCGTTCAGCCGGGCAACGTCCCCTGGATAGCTGCGATCGCGGTCGCTCGTGTGCTCGTCTGTCGGTGGATCTCGATGCGGATCGCTCTAGGGTGGTCGGTTTGTACTCATTCGTGGCCTCGAGGCACACAAATATGCGCCTCAAGCCGCTCGGGCGCAGAAAAACTGGCTTGTCACGCTTGCTCTATAAATGAGCAAGGCGAGTGCTCGGGGTTAAGCCCCGAGGCGGTTCACGATGTGGTTGAACTGGCTGTGGAGTATGCGTTACACGTCGAAACAGGGCACAACCAATCGAGTGTTCAGCCCAATCGGCCGCCATCGCCGTTCCAGTAGTGCCAGTCGTCGACTGCTTCCCGAGTATCGGGATCCACATCGAGTACTTCGAGCTGTGACAACGGTACGCCAAATTCCCGATCCATCCACTTCACGAGGACGAACATCTCACGGCTGCTGACGACTTTGTCGGTCATTCCAATGACACGCACTTCTTCGTCCTCTCTCAGTGGCGAGATCACTCGCTTCTCGATACACTGCGCCTGAAAGGGAAAGGTAATCTCGCGTTCGAGATAGTAGCACCAGCTGATCGCCTGCTCATCTGCAGTGTAGGCATCGGTGAGTATTTCGCTCCGAATGCGTTTGTTTCGCTCTTCGTCTGTCTCCCGTCTCATGGTCGTTTCTCCTTGACAACCGCAGCTGTGTCGGTTGACGTGATCACATCGTTGTTGTCGAGA
This region includes:
- a CDS encoding calcium-binding protein, which codes for MRRETDEERNKRIRSEILTDAYTADEQAISWCYYLEREITFPFQAQCIEKRVISPLREDEEVRVIGMTDKVVSSREMFVLVKWMDREFGVPLSQLEVLDVDPDTREAVDDWHYWNGDGGRLG